Proteins encoded in a region of the Prunus persica cultivar Lovell chromosome G4, Prunus_persica_NCBIv2, whole genome shotgun sequence genome:
- the LOC18781279 gene encoding probable leucine-rich repeat receptor-like serine/threonine-protein kinase At3g14840, translating to MARFHFDVSKATTDLVILVAMLVLCFCISTVKVEAQSLRLASAEVEALKEIATQVGKKDWNFSIDPCSNDTNWATPKSADLPLYNNTLICNCSYPDGFCHVVSIFLKGQDLAGVVPPSAAKLTYLTRVDFTRNYLTGTIPREWASTKLEYLSITVNNLSGPIPGYLGNISTLIYMSLENNNFSGTVPPELGKLVNLNNLILSANNLTGELPLALTNLTKLTELRISSNNFTGRIPYFIQSWKQLQKLEIQASGLQGPIPSSISALSNLTELRISDINGTGSEFPPLSSMTGMGSLMLRSCNLSGRIPAYISAMTTLKILDLSFNRLEGDIPDLATLTNLQYLYLTSNLLTGSIPDWIKNRDSHYQLDVSYNNFSQSSEPASCRETLNLFKSFSARDNSLFGECLNSYPCPKDRYSLHINCGGKATTIGGINFEGDPDLGGAAKFVPVRPIWGISTTGHFWDANPTSNDYIANNASTLGMNNSELYTSARLSPLSLTYYARCFGNGNYTVRLHFSEIIIRGNRSFYSLGRRMFDVYIQEKLVLKDFDIEKEAQGVDKEVIKELKAVEVKNKTLEIRFHWSGKGTTASPKRGTYGPLISAISLESEFPPPHDKKSKVPIVVGASVGASVLCLIFLILGILWWRGSLDSKTSREKALRELDLQTGFFTFRQIKAATNNFDLKNKIGEGGFGSVYKGILLDGTIIAVKQLSSKSKQGNREFVNEIGMISGLQHPNLVRLYGCCIEANQLLLVYEYMENNSLARALFGPEEGPLKLDWPTRQKICLGIARGLAFLHEESALKVVHRDIKTTNILLDHDLSPKISDFGLAKLDEEENTHISTRVAGTIGYMAPEYALWGYLTYKADVYSFGVVALEIVAGKNNMKYRPNENFVCLVDWALVLQQKGNLMDLVDPRLGSNFSKEEAIRMVKVALLCTNPAPALRPSMSSVVSMLEGKTAVHELIMDPSIYGDEMRLTALRNQFDQIAQESSTGTQSLTRSSNATWIGSSATSTSSDLYKINPSS from the exons ATGGCAAGATTTCATTTTGATGTTTCAAAAGCCACCACGGACCTTGTCATTTTGGTAGCCATGTTGGTTCTCTGCTTCTGCATATCCACAGTCAAAGTTGAAGCACAATCTCTGCGTCTTGCTTCTGCAGAAG TGGAAGCACTAAAAGAAATAGCAACACAAGTGGGAAAAAAAGACTGGAACTTCAGCATAGATCCATGCAGCAATGATACAAATTGGGCTACCCCAAAATCTGCTGACTTGCCTTTATACAACAACACTCTCATATGCAACTGCTCCTACCCTGATGGTTTCTGCCATGTTGTCAGCAT TTTTCTTAAAGGGCAAGATCTTGCTGGTGTAGTTCCACCATCTGCTGCAAAGTTAACCTACCTAACAAGAGT AGATTTTACCAGGAACTACCTTACCGGTACTATACCGCGTGAATGGGCTTCTACAAAGTTGGAATATCT GTCCATTACTGTGAACAATTTATCAGGACCAATCCCTGGCTACTTGGGAAACATAAGCAccctaatatatat GAGCTTGGAGAATAACAACTTTTCTGGAACTGTTCCTCCTGAGCTTGGGAAATTGGTTAACTTGAACAATCT CATTCTTAGTGCAAACAATCTCACAGGAGAGTTGCCACTGGCTCTTACTAATCTGACTAAGTTAACAGAACT TAGGATTAGCAGTAACAACTTCACAGGAAGAATACcttattttattcaaagctGGAAGCAACTTCAGAAATT AGAGATCCAAGctagtggtctccaagggccCATTCCGTCTAGCATTTCTGCCTTGAGTAATTTAACAGAACT AAGGATCAGTGACATAAATGGAACGGGTTCAGAGTTTCCACCCTTGAGTAGTATGACAGGCATGGGAAGTTT AATGCTGAGGAGCTGTAACTTATCTGGACGCATCCCTGCTTATATATCAGCAATGACAACATTGAAAATATT AGATCTCAGCTTCAACAGATTGGAAGGAGACATTCCTGATTTAGCGACTCTGACAAACTTGCAGTACTT GTATCTAACAAGCAACTTGCTTACTGGGTCTATTCCAGACTGGATCAAGAACAGAGATAGTCATTA CCAGTTAGATGTTTCATACAATAATTTTTCTCAGAGCTCTGAGCCAGCTTCTTGTAGAGAAACCCT GAACTTGTTCAAAAGCTTTTCTGCACGAGACAACTC ACTATTTGGAGAGTGCCTGAACAGCTATCCTTGTCCAAAAG ATCGGTACTCATTACATATAAATTGTGGTGGAAAGGCAACCACCATTGGAGGAATTAACTTTGAAGGGGATCCAGACCTAGGAGGTGCAGCAAAATTTGTTCCTGTGAGACCTATCTGGGGAATCAGTACTACTGGACATTTCTGGGATGCTAACCCCACCTCTAATGACTACATAGCAAATAATGCATCCACACTTGGAATGAACAACTCTGAGTTGTACACAAGTGCACGCCTAtctcctctttctctcacGTATTATGCACGCTGTTTCGGAAATGGAAACTATACTGTGAGACTTCACTTTTCGGAGATAATAATCCGAGGCAATAGATCTTTTTACAGTCTTGGAAGACGGATGTTTGATGTCTATATTCAG GAGAAACTGGTATTAAaggattttgacattgaaaaGGAAGCACAAGGGGTTGATAAGGAAGTCATTAAGGAACTTAAAGCAGTTGAGGTTAAGAACAAAACTTTAGAGATCCGATTTCATTGGTCTGGGAAAGGGACAACAGCTTCTCCAAAGAGAGGAACATATGGTCCTCTTATATCAGCTATCTCTCTAGAGTCTG AGTTCCCGCCTCCTCATGATAAGAAAAGCAAGGTACCTATTGTGGTGGGAGCTTCAGTTGGAGCTTCCGTTTTGTGCCtcattttcttgattttagGCATTCTTTGGTGGAGAGGCAGTCTGGATAGCAAGACATCAAGGGAAAAAG CTCTTAGAGAACTGGATCTGCAAACTGGATTTTTCACCTTCAGGCAAATTAAAGCTGCCACTAACAACTTTgatcttaaaaacaaaattggggAAGGCGGTTTTGGGTCTGTCTACAAG GGTATATTGTTGGATGGTACTATAATCGCAGTTAAGCAACTATCTTCAAAATCAAAGCAAGGAAACCGTGAGTTTGTCAATGAAATAGGCATGATTTCTGGTTTACAACATCCGAATCTTGTTAGATTGTATGGGTGCTGCATTGAAGCAAATCAACTACTGTTGGTATATGAATACATGGAAAACAATAGCCTTGCACGTGCTTTGTTTG GTCCAGAGGAAGGTCCATTAAAATTGGACTGGCCTACAAGGCAGAAAATATGCTTGGGCATAGCAAGAGGTTTGGCTTTTTTGCATGAGGAATCTGCACTGAAGGTTGTGCATAGAGACATCAAAACTACGAATATATTACTGGACCATGACCTTAGCCCTAAGATCTCAGACTTTGGTTTGGCCAAGCTTGATGAAGAGGAGAACACCCACATTAGCACCAGAGTTGCTGGAACTAT AGGATACATGGCGCCTGAATATGCACTATGGGGTTATTTAACCTACAAAGCAGATGTCTACAGCTTTGGTGTTGTTGCATTGGAAATTGTTGCTGGAAAGAACAACATGAAATATCGACCAAATGAGAATTTTGTATGCCTTGTGGATTGG GCCCTTGTTTTGCAACAAAAAGGGAATTTAATGGACCTGGTAGATCCAAGGTTGGGGTCCAATTTCAGTAAAGAAGAGGCAATTAGAATGGTTAAAGTGGCTCTGCTATGCACCAATCCTGCACCAGCCCTTAGGCCTAGTATGTCTTCTGTAGTGAGTATGCTTGAAGGGAAGACTGCTGTTCATGAACTGATTATGGATCCAAGTATTTATGGTGATGAAATGAGGTTAACAGCTCTGAGAAACCAGTTTGATCAGATTGCCCAAGAGAGCTCAACTGGAACTCAGAGCCTCACTCGTTCATCGAATGCAACGTGGATTGGTTCCTCTGCTACTTCTACTTCTTCAGATCTCTACAAAATCAATCCTAGTTCTTAG